In Caldicellulosiruptor morganii, the following proteins share a genomic window:
- a CDS encoding type II toxin-antitoxin system Phd/YefM family antitoxin: MSNANLQRSRQLSSLKELVSQMISVSELSRGKASKIIDEVAKKKKNFLVIKNNKPQAIIVPIDVYDELIQVQEDYKLLKLALKRTENLKQENCSTFEEVVKEAGFSMEEIDKLAESVEIE, translated from the coding sequence ATGTCCAATGCAAATCTGCAAAGAAGTAGACAACTCAGCAGTTTAAAAGAGCTGGTTTCCCAAATGATTTCTGTGAGTGAACTTTCACGTGGGAAAGCTTCTAAAATTATCGATGAGGTGGCAAAAAAGAAAAAGAATTTTTTGGTCATTAAGAACAATAAACCTCAAGCAATTATAGTGCCAATTGATGTCTATGATGAACTTATTCAAGTTCAGGAAGATTATAAATTGCTTAAACTGGCACTTAAGAGAACTGAAAATTTGAAGCAAGAAAACTGTTCAACATTCGAAGAAGTTGTTAAGGAAGCTGGGTTTTCGATGGAAGAAATTGATAAATTGGCAGAGTCGGTGGAGATAGAATAG
- a CDS encoding type II toxin-antitoxin system RelE family toxin, translating to MWQITFLPEAKKELFKLDKQIQKIVLAGIRKVSKNPLPQSEGGYGKPLGSKQSTNLTGFFKIKFKDVGIRVIYALVPSQKIMNIVAVLPREDDYCYKVAEKRKKKYGKDVFKKSFENL from the coding sequence ATGTGGCAAATAACTTTTCTGCCAGAAGCAAAAAAGGAACTTTTTAAACTTGATAAACAAATTCAAAAGATAGTTTTAGCTGGTATACGGAAGGTTAGCAAAAATCCACTTCCACAAAGTGAAGGTGGATACGGCAAACCACTTGGCAGCAAACAATCTACCAATTTAACAGGCTTTTTCAAAATTAAATTCAAAGATGTTGGCATAAGAGTTATTTATGCCCTTGTTCCCTCTCAGAAGATAATGAATATTGTTGCGGTGTTGCCAAGAGAGGATGACTACTGTTACAAAGTTGCTGAAAAGCGAAAGAAAAAGTATGGCAAAGATGTATTTAAAAAAAGTTTCGAAAACTTATAA
- a CDS encoding polysialyltransferase family glycosyltransferase, whose translation MKLLFVFSNHPAGVEFFRGIYKEKDKIPASITTGTTSAVIERLFLEDGIEAQRFDTEEQLVEFIRDSKPHVVMVDGAVNATCHRVTETAKQLGLITVGMLDFFGGYRKRFAVEPDYIIVPNEYIRQEMLQEGFQEEKLLPFGNPFFEEMLTYTPVFRTEFEKYIEKGKKNILFVSQCFKEDGYGITQEEIFAKYILSRADSNTNIIVKPHPREDASWVSKYPVKVFSEAKNSYVYDFINYCDLVVGVNSTLLYVCYIRGIPFEPVKVEGLLEIDYTNPLIKPYRQPVEKIIKFLQKVLEK comes from the coding sequence ATGAAATTACTATTTGTGTTTTCAAACCATCCTGCTGGTGTAGAGTTTTTCAGAGGGATATACAAGGAAAAGGACAAAATACCAGCAAGCATAACTACTGGGACAACATCTGCAGTTATTGAGAGATTGTTTTTGGAAGATGGCATAGAGGCTCAGAGGTTCGATACAGAAGAGCAACTTGTAGAGTTTATCAGGGATAGCAAACCTCATGTTGTGATGGTGGACGGAGCTGTTAATGCTACCTGCCACAGGGTAACAGAAACAGCAAAACAGTTGGGATTAATAACAGTAGGGATGCTGGACTTCTTTGGCGGGTACAGAAAGCGATTTGCAGTGGAACCTGACTACATCATAGTCCCGAATGAATATATCCGTCAGGAAATGCTACAAGAAGGTTTCCAAGAAGAAAAACTCCTGCCATTTGGTAATCCGTTCTTTGAGGAAATGCTGACGTACACCCCCGTATTCAGAACAGAGTTTGAGAAGTATATTGAAAAAGGCAAGAAGAATATTCTTTTTGTGTCGCAATGCTTCAAAGAGGACGGCTATGGAATAACACAGGAAGAGATATTTGCAAAGTACATTTTAAGCAGAGCAGACAGCAACACAAACATAATTGTCAAACCACATCCAAGAGAGGATGCATCATGGGTTTCAAAGTATCCTGTTAAGGTGTTCTCAGAAGCAAAGAACAGTTATGTATATGACTTCATAAACTACTGCGACCTTGTTGTGGGAGTCAATTCGACACTGTTGTACGTGTGCTATATAAGGGGCATACCATTCGAACCTGTCAAGGTGGAGGGACTGTTGGAGATTGACTACACAAACCCGCTTATAAAACCTTATCGTCAGCCAGTAGAGAAGATAATTAAGTTTTTGCAAAAAGTTTTAGAAAAATGA
- a CDS encoding IS110 family RNA-guided transposase → MPNTLIVGIDISSQSNSIFFIDDAGNHLIKKPFSLPNDQEGANELIKRVIDCLSQYNLSYVKFGMEATSHYGWHLHLYLASSSELLPYKPTFYVLNPSIVKGFKKIYTFLPKTDNIDAVVIAECVRFSKLNPTPLPDFKYAALQRLTRMRYHLVHNLTREKNRALNLIYLKFSTYSQDCPFSDIFGKASCAIIENFTPDDIASMPLEDLIKFVSDNGNNRLSDVNKIAEILKTAANRSYRLHPLLAEANDLALSMTLENIRFMQEQLKKLDKEISKLLKAFSQTLTTIPGIGDVLAAGIIAEIGDIKRFKNEAALAKYSGLVWTQYQSGNFNAQETSLAKCGNQYLRYYLVEAANCVRVHTVRYKAFYNKKFSEVTKHQHKRALVLTARRLIPLIFAMLSKGQIYQERGDVYNT, encoded by the coding sequence TTGCCAAATACTTTAATCGTGGGCATTGATATCAGTAGTCAGTCAAATTCTATCTTCTTCATCGATGATGCCGGAAATCACTTGATTAAAAAACCCTTTTCCTTGCCTAACGATCAAGAAGGTGCTAATGAATTAATCAAAAGAGTCATTGACTGCCTCAGCCAGTATAATCTGTCCTACGTTAAATTCGGCATGGAAGCAACTTCACATTACGGTTGGCATCTGCATTTGTATCTTGCTTCCTCTTCTGAATTACTACCTTACAAACCAACCTTTTACGTGCTCAACCCAAGCATCGTCAAAGGATTTAAAAAGATCTACACTTTCTTGCCTAAAACAGATAACATCGACGCTGTCGTTATTGCTGAATGCGTCAGGTTCAGTAAGCTAAATCCAACACCTTTGCCTGACTTCAAATATGCTGCACTACAACGCCTTACCAGAATGCGCTATCACCTTGTTCATAATCTAACTCGCGAAAAAAACAGAGCTCTCAATCTCATATACCTTAAATTCTCCACTTATTCTCAAGACTGCCCATTTTCTGATATCTTCGGTAAGGCATCTTGCGCTATCATCGAAAACTTCACCCCAGATGATATTGCTTCCATGCCTTTAGAAGATTTAATTAAATTTGTATCTGACAACGGCAACAACAGATTATCAGATGTCAATAAAATCGCTGAAATACTTAAAACCGCTGCTAATCGTTCATACAGATTACATCCTCTGTTGGCTGAGGCAAATGACTTAGCTTTGTCTATGACTCTTGAAAACATTAGATTTATGCAAGAACAACTTAAAAAACTCGACAAAGAAATCTCAAAACTTCTTAAAGCTTTCTCCCAAACCTTGACCACCATCCCTGGCATAGGAGATGTTCTTGCAGCCGGCATCATCGCTGAAATCGGTGATATCAAGCGCTTCAAAAATGAAGCTGCTTTAGCTAAATACTCCGGCCTTGTTTGGACTCAATACCAATCAGGCAATTTCAATGCCCAGGAAACCTCATTGGCTAAGTGTGGTAACCAATACCTGAGATACTATCTTGTTGAGGCTGCTAACTGTGTTAGGGTGCACACAGTCCGTTATAAAGCCTTCTACAACAAGAAGTTCTCAGAGGTTACCAAACATCAGCATAAACGTGCCCTCGTCCTCACCGCAAGACGATTAATTCCTCTGATCTTTGCAATGCTCAGCAAAGGTCAAATATATCAAGAAAGAGGTGATGTTTACAATACTTAG
- a CDS encoding S1 RNA-binding domain-containing protein, whose product MKQTKKDEVRRLLQKSYNYKTILTGTVTGKKKVGDKTYGVVLYQGTRCLLPPEEVDLSTESINDPIGALLGATIEFVVTDIQKDNVFISRKIAKQLRRIEFENNVKEGQIINGRVIGVSPKNVYVDAFGYEFGLTAKDVDYKWIHDMRERFKVGDSVKAKVISKNPPQISIKEATVTPWDKDPDRYKVGEQYVGKVVAVANLGIFIDLIEDGRQVLCPPMGLKTPVIGSTVVVLIKDIDKQQKKMWGDIVRVISEPRI is encoded by the coding sequence ATGAAGCAGACAAAAAAAGACGAAGTGAGACGTCTTCTTCAAAAGTCCTACAACTACAAAACTATCTTAACAGGAACTGTAACGGGCAAAAAGAAAGTGGGCGACAAAACATACGGAGTTGTACTGTATCAGGGCACAAGATGTCTTTTGCCACCAGAAGAGGTTGACCTGTCAACAGAGTCAATCAATGACCCGATTGGAGCGCTGCTTGGTGCAACAATTGAGTTTGTTGTAACAGACATCCAAAAAGACAATGTGTTCATTTCCCGCAAAATTGCAAAACAGCTGAGAAGAATCGAATTTGAAAACAACGTAAAAGAAGGACAGATTATCAATGGCAGAGTAATAGGCGTGTCGCCCAAAAATGTGTACGTGGATGCTTTCGGGTACGAATTTGGACTCACTGCAAAGGATGTTGACTACAAATGGATACACGACATGAGAGAAAGATTCAAAGTTGGCGACAGCGTGAAAGCAAAGGTTATATCTAAAAACCCACCTCAGATAAGCATAAAAGAAGCTACTGTAACACCATGGGACAAAGACCCTGACAGATACAAAGTGGGAGAACAATACGTCGGTAAAGTTGTAGCAGTTGCAAACCTTGGAATATTTATCGACCTTATAGAGGATGGGCGGCAGGTTCTCTGTCCACCAATGGGCTTAAAAACACCTGTGATTGGTTCAACAGTGGTTGTGCTTATAAAAGACATCGACAAGCAGCAGAAAAAGATGTGGGGAGACATTGTGAGGGTAATAAGCGAGCCGAGGATATAA
- a CDS encoding VirD4-like conjugal transfer protein, CD1115 family: MKKKLPAFVTAVALFYLLTGYIIGMLTDLLKMNQESFFFSPEKAPQIKIQTDPVKALQNVFANPDIKKAWLGFTTFILIAGILMLLPYKERMKLLFGNQAPKDPRGTYGTSDWMTEKEARKVLGFNKPGLILGKISNELVTLPFDSRYNKHVMVLGATGAGKSRTFIIPNVIALAEAGHSMVITDPSGEILEHTYKYLLKKGYFVKALNLVDFTLSDPWNPLDGIENEEDAQVFADIVIKNTETGRKTGDPFWDRAELNLLKALVLYVKDKDCYVPVEKQNMAKVYDLLASKDPAMIAKLFENLPDDKAAKMAYNLYSQVNEKVKSGVVMGLGTRLQLFQNRLVRDMTQHSEIDLLAPKLQKTAYFCIIPDQHSAYNFMSSLFFSFLFIKLVKLHDTTDNKDIRNRHVYFLLDEFCNIGEIPDFTKKISTIRKRNLHCQIVIQSIPQLEDRYPGGQWKEIIGNCDTFLCLGVNDPDTAEYVSTLLGIKSIQTRSTSHPGDFNAIFETERITQSVGKRLLLNPDEVKKFDADKNIVLLRGKNPLITEKVFFDRMKQAKELEFISLANYKQQQLSSSQIHKQSHCQQQELQQEFSFEAQAKEQEEKEQAVAAKETKALPEVQEVQAEDSELW; the protein is encoded by the coding sequence ATGAAAAAGAAGCTCCCTGCTTTTGTAACAGCAGTAGCTCTGTTTTACCTTCTCACAGGCTACATCATAGGAATGCTAACAGACCTTTTAAAAATGAACCAGGAAAGCTTTTTCTTCTCACCCGAAAAAGCACCGCAAATCAAAATACAAACAGACCCTGTAAAGGCTCTGCAAAACGTCTTTGCAAACCCTGACATCAAAAAAGCATGGCTCGGGTTCACAACCTTTATCCTAATTGCAGGCATTCTTATGTTACTTCCATACAAAGAAAGAATGAAACTACTGTTCGGCAATCAGGCACCAAAAGACCCAAGGGGGACATACGGAACATCCGACTGGATGACAGAAAAAGAGGCAAGAAAGGTTTTGGGCTTTAACAAGCCAGGGCTTATCCTTGGCAAAATCTCAAACGAGCTTGTAACATTGCCGTTTGACTCAAGATACAACAAGCATGTAATGGTACTTGGTGCAACAGGTGCAGGCAAATCAAGAACGTTCATAATACCAAATGTAATAGCTCTGGCTGAAGCAGGACACAGTATGGTAATCACAGACCCGTCAGGCGAAATACTTGAACACACATACAAATACCTTCTCAAGAAAGGCTACTTTGTAAAAGCTCTCAACCTTGTTGACTTCACTCTTTCTGACCCATGGAACCCGCTTGACGGGATTGAAAACGAAGAAGATGCACAGGTTTTCGCAGATATCGTAATAAAAAACACAGAGACAGGGAGAAAAACAGGAGACCCGTTCTGGGACAGGGCAGAGTTAAACCTCCTCAAAGCTCTGGTTCTCTATGTCAAGGATAAAGATTGTTACGTCCCAGTAGAAAAACAGAACATGGCAAAGGTGTACGACCTGCTTGCATCAAAAGACCCTGCTATGATTGCAAAGCTGTTTGAAAATCTACCCGACGACAAAGCTGCAAAAATGGCATACAACCTGTACTCCCAGGTCAATGAAAAAGTCAAATCAGGAGTTGTGATGGGACTTGGGACAAGACTTCAGCTGTTTCAAAACAGGCTTGTAAGAGACATGACACAGCACAGCGAAATAGATTTGCTTGCTCCAAAGCTTCAGAAAACAGCGTATTTCTGTATCATACCAGACCAGCACTCGGCATACAACTTTATGAGCTCACTTTTTTTCAGTTTCCTTTTTATAAAGCTTGTCAAGCTGCATGACACAACAGATAATAAGGATATACGAAACAGACACGTATACTTTCTCTTGGACGAGTTCTGTAACATTGGTGAAATACCCGACTTCACAAAAAAAATCTCAACAATACGAAAACGCAACCTGCACTGCCAGATAGTCATTCAAAGCATTCCACAGCTTGAAGACAGATACCCCGGCGGGCAGTGGAAGGAGATAATAGGCAACTGTGACACATTTTTGTGCCTCGGCGTGAACGACCCTGACACCGCAGAGTATGTATCTACCTTGCTTGGAATCAAAAGTATACAGACAAGAAGCACATCACACCCGGGTGATTTCAACGCAATCTTTGAAACAGAGAGAATAACCCAATCAGTAGGTAAAAGACTGCTGCTAAACCCGGACGAGGTTAAAAAGTTTGACGCAGACAAGAACATAGTTCTTTTAAGAGGCAAAAACCCGCTTATCACCGAAAAGGTGTTCTTTGACAGGATGAAACAGGCAAAAGAGCTTGAGTTTATAAGCCTTGCAAATTACAAACAGCAACAGCTTTCAAGCTCACAAATACATAAGCAAAGCCATTGCCAGCAGCAAGAGCTGCAACAGGAGTTTTCTTTTGAAGCTCAAGCAAAAGAGCAGGAAGAAAAAGAACAAGCTGTAGCAGCTAAAGAAACAAAAGCCCTGCCAGAAGTTCAAGAAGTTCAAGCAGAAGACAGTGAGCTCTGGTAG
- a CDS encoding ParM/StbA family protein encodes MRCGIDVGFGFTKAVNEKGKEVVFPSAVSKTFMTDIGLKPTSDYFVTYLNQTYAVGEAATQCLITETSFSEERFFSEFSKLLVLTALMALESDREVELGLGLPLMLYPKLKEKVKDYFEFLEEIIIDKNGIAHSYHIARCEVFPQGVGALFSITSPVEDGIYCILDVGFRTTDVIVVEIKSKNINPLLDMCFTVDKGMSLAVERLGLMIERKYGVSYDTSLLFDIHERSHISVRGRKIDIEPHKKEVFRAIADDIVQSISRRLQRGFDTFDAVLASGGGAFTVASVLQKEFSNVQIIENSQFANAKGYLALLSLGL; translated from the coding sequence ATGAGGTGCGGTATTGACGTTGGTTTTGGTTTCACAAAGGCAGTGAATGAAAAGGGCAAAGAGGTTGTTTTCCCATCTGCTGTCTCCAAAACTTTCATGACAGACATTGGGCTCAAACCCACAAGTGACTACTTTGTAACCTACTTGAACCAGACATATGCAGTCGGGGAAGCGGCAACACAGTGCTTAATAACAGAAACAAGCTTTTCTGAAGAAAGATTCTTCAGCGAATTTTCAAAATTGCTTGTTTTAACAGCACTTATGGCACTCGAAAGCGACAGGGAAGTGGAGCTCGGACTTGGTCTTCCACTGATGCTTTACCCAAAACTTAAAGAGAAGGTGAAAGACTACTTTGAGTTTTTAGAGGAGATAATCATTGACAAAAATGGCATTGCGCACAGCTATCATATTGCAAGGTGTGAAGTGTTCCCTCAGGGTGTTGGTGCACTCTTTTCAATCACCTCACCAGTAGAAGATGGAATATACTGTATTCTGGATGTCGGATTTAGAACAACAGACGTAATTGTAGTTGAAATCAAAAGCAAAAACATAAACCCGCTTCTTGACATGTGTTTTACTGTGGACAAAGGCATGTCGCTGGCTGTTGAACGACTTGGTTTGATGATTGAAAGAAAATACGGTGTGAGCTACGACACAAGCCTGCTTTTTGACATTCATGAGCGCTCACATATATCTGTTCGTGGCAGAAAGATAGATATTGAGCCGCACAAAAAGGAAGTTTTCAGGGCTATAGCAGACGACATAGTTCAGTCCATCTCAAGAAGACTTCAACGTGGCTTTGATACATTTGACGCAGTGCTTGCCTCTGGCGGAGGAGCTTTTACTGTTGCCTCTGTTTTGCAAAAGGAGTTTAGCAATGTTCAGATAATAGAAAACTCTCAGTTTGCAAACGCAAAAGGATATTTAGCTTTGCTTTCACTTGGTTTGTAA
- a CDS encoding HU family DNA-binding protein yields the protein MTKEELIKSMAEKSGLTKKDSEKALNVLLECIQEALSKGDKVQLVGFGTFEAKERAERKGRNPQTGEEILIPATIVPVFKAGKVLKEAVSGHA from the coding sequence ATGACAAAGGAAGAACTAATAAAGTCAATGGCAGAGAAAAGTGGTCTTACTAAGAAAGATTCCGAAAAGGCTTTGAACGTTTTGCTTGAATGTATCCAGGAAGCTCTTTCAAAAGGCGACAAAGTTCAGCTTGTTGGCTTTGGCACATTCGAAGCAAAAGAAAGAGCTGAAAGAAAAGGAAGAAATCCTCAAACAGGCGAAGAAATTCTTATACCTGCAACAATAGTTCCAGTTTTCAAAGCAGGGAAAGTTTTAAAAGAAGCTGTGTCTGGCCACGCTTGA
- a CDS encoding DUF6710 family protein, protein MFEKLLRKKNTDVSDVAPKREFHFALGFIKKAIEDEDREGKIEILSFVEKLLKEDLRSDMLTKIIYNPDNMLNRNSWFPQQYLNYDSSSAQIIEVDLSTACVIAYPWNSRRYEKMIKILAREDFKYDKTNHFAEYYVPLDICFITNGHHSIAAGCGYKKGSIKAKQVDITPLFEKIYTDGQSWYECGTGKKVFDVPDFRIAILFEIARMKYKLQIN, encoded by the coding sequence GTGTTTGAAAAGCTCTTAAGAAAAAAGAATACGGATGTTTCAGACGTTGCTCCAAAAAGAGAGTTTCACTTCGCACTTGGCTTTATCAAAAAAGCGATTGAAGACGAGGACAGGGAAGGCAAGATAGAAATTCTATCATTTGTTGAAAAGCTTTTGAAGGAAGACCTCAGAAGTGATATGCTCACAAAGATAATATACAATCCAGACAATATGTTAAACAGAAACTCATGGTTTCCACAACAGTATCTTAATTATGATAGTTCCAGTGCACAAATTATTGAAGTAGACCTCTCAACAGCATGTGTGATTGCTTATCCCTGGAATAGTAGAAGATACGAAAAGATGATTAAAATTCTGGCCAGAGAGGATTTTAAATACGATAAAACCAATCACTTTGCTGAATATTATGTCCCACTGGATATTTGTTTTATAACAAACGGTCACCATTCAATAGCAGCTGGCTGTGGTTATAAAAAAGGTTCAATAAAAGCAAAACAGGTAGACATAACACCTCTGTTTGAGAAAATCTACACAGACGGTCAAAGCTGGTATGAGTGCGGCACAGGAAAGAAAGTATTCGATGTTCCTGATTTCAGAATAGCTATTTTGTTTGAAATTGCGAGGATGAAATACAAACTTCAAATAAACTAA
- a CDS encoding OTU domain-containing protein, translating to MIKKLISRLEPFDDWVNNTSEEENLAAKDALKEFLWQIKGLKPSSEYAKSSITQLHTSYILHLVAVKKALAQKKYTRACNEIITLLNKEPLVQPRILNNLINLLAEELNK from the coding sequence ATGATAAAGAAGCTCATAAGCAGGTTAGAGCCTTTTGATGATTGGGTAAATAATACTTCAGAGGAAGAAAACCTGGCTGCAAAAGACGCTTTGAAAGAGTTTCTCTGGCAAATTAAAGGTTTAAAGCCATCTTCAGAATATGCTAAATCTTCAATAACACAGCTTCACACAAGTTATATACTGCATCTTGTTGCGGTGAAAAAAGCTCTTGCCCAGAAGAAATATACACGTGCCTGCAATGAGATTATCACTTTACTGAACAAGGAGCCACTTGTGCAGCCAAGAATTTTAAACAATCTTATAAACCTGCTTGCTGAAGAGTTAAACAAATAG
- a CDS encoding ParB/RepB/Spo0J family partition protein, protein MSYEKTEKIINVSDIQEFPTWLGSKCLLLSQFGLDPYRNTDEELLEVLEMTAKDPKYLDICLKLSRCKGFYEKFLKNETPFFDQDPIVVREYNGKFWVIEGKHRVCLAKRAGFEKIKAVVYQLREDTLSRIPDIGNPGVFRFSYKCKIDEAGRREHRGELGAQWLKTVTNYFWAIDTAQPFLLNSKHDTDGKFVELVEGVKVKVSVNIKKTKRLFSKPSKTIEIESEVAIEENHKKTRIWLLSVHFCTTQFCSQKPVFTTLFRTGLWRKQHEMVLEERCICEI, encoded by the coding sequence TGAAAAGACTGAAAAGATAATAAATGTCTCAGACATTCAAGAATTTCCAACATGGCTTGGTTCAAAGTGTCTTCTATTATCACAGTTTGGTCTTGACCCGTACAGGAACACTGATGAAGAACTTTTAGAGGTCTTGGAGATGACTGCGAAAGACCCTAAATATCTGGATATTTGCCTCAAGTTGAGCAGGTGCAAAGGCTTTTACGAAAAGTTTCTTAAAAACGAGACGCCTTTCTTTGACCAGGACCCGATTGTAGTCAGAGAATACAATGGCAAGTTCTGGGTCATAGAAGGGAAGCACAGAGTCTGTCTTGCCAAAAGAGCGGGTTTTGAAAAGATAAAAGCAGTTGTATATCAATTAAGAGAAGACACGTTAAGTCGCATACCGGACATTGGCAATCCCGGAGTTTTCAGATTTAGTTACAAATGCAAAATTGATGAGGCGGGGAGACGAGAGCACAGAGGTGAACTTGGTGCACAGTGGCTCAAAACAGTCACCAACTATTTCTGGGCTATTGATACTGCCCAGCCTTTTTTGCTGAATAGCAAACACGACACAGATGGGAAATTTGTTGAGCTTGTTGAAGGGGTAAAAGTCAAAGTAAGTGTTAACATAAAGAAAACAAAAAGGCTGTTCTCTAAACCTTCAAAGACTATTGAAATAGAATCAGAGGTAGCAATTGAAGAGAATCATAAAAAAACAAGGATCTGGCTCCTTTCTGTACACTTTTGCACGACACAGTTTTGTTCCCAGAAGCCTGTTTTTACAACTCTTTTCAGAACAGGTTTGTGGCGCAAACAACACGAAATGGTTTTAGAAGAAAGGTGTATTTGTGAAATCTAA